GTAATGATCAATGAATATATCAAGTTTTTTGTGGGTGCCCACGAATCTTTGATGAGttgtattgaatttttcaagCTGGAAATGGGCTTGAATTGATGTCTTGGGCCTGTTTACATTTTGTTGGTGATTATGCTAGTACAGACAAATTGGTGATTTTGTGACTTTTATTCTGTAGTTTTGAAGCTGAGTAAGTTTTGATCGTTTGCTTATATCTAGTTGATTATGGGGTTGAGCACTAGAGTCAACCTTGCTGAGTTTTTCTTCTTACcagttatttttgtaaaagtgagccaattcttgaagaaattattGTTCAGATTTTACtttgttgaaatatttatttttcgacCTTTTGCTGTTTGGAAAAGATGGATGGCAAAGTAGATGGGTGAGGTCTGATTGGAAAAAGATTGAAGGGAAAGCTGGATCTTTCAAACACACAGCAGGGAAGTGGCATGGTGATCCTGATGATAAAGGTTTGACTCTTCactcatatatatgtttgctctgataattattgattttaaatgaaattcgCAAACAAGTTTCTTATTTGAAGTGTGCCTCTTCAACTATGCATTTTAAGTTGTTCGAGACAAACTAAACTTATGGTTCTGGATTTTCCTTTTACGTTATAGTTTCTATCAACAATTTggttattgaatttgaaataagatTGGAAAGCAATTTCAATAGCTTGCTTTTCTGATGTTTCCAATTCATTTCAGGTATTCAGACCACGACTGATGCTAGGCATTTTGCCATATCTGCTAAGATTCCGGAGTTCACCAACAAGAACAGAACTTTGGTTGTTCAATATTCTATTAGATTTGAGCAGGACATAGAATGTGGTGGGGGTTACATAAAGCTTCTTTCTGGTTATGttaatcaaaagaaatttggTGGTGACACCCCTTACAGGTATGCAACTGTTCTAAGCTGCatctaatataatttcttcaaaagatGCTCACAATCATGCTTCATTTTTTCAGTCTTCTAGGTTCATTTTGTTGTGTTACTTGATTTCCTGTTAGAGGTTccatttatgaaaatatcattgttttatttttacagtATTGCTCTACATGCAAAGTTTAAGAAGCAGCTGATGATAGTTTCAGCTAACAGCTAATTCATGAGGACAGAATACTGACAGTTTCTTGCATAAATTCATTTCCTCCACATTCCATTTTCGGATCACTAATCATTTGGAACTTTTATTTGTTGTCAGTATGATGTTTGGACCTGATATATGTGGCACACAGACCAAGAAACTTCACGTCATACTTTCATATCAGGGTCAAAATTACCCCATCAAGAAGGACCTGCAATGTGAAACGGACAAGTTGACCCATTTTTATACATTCATTCTTCGCCCTGATGCAACGTACAGTGTCCTGATTGATGGTCGAGAAAGAGATTCAGGAAGCATGTATACCGACTGGGATATCCTACCTCCGCGCAAGATTAAAGATGTGAATGCAAAAAAGGTTATTTTCAGCTTAAATTCTTTCAACTCTTACCTATATCTAGTTAATTTCATGTGAGGTTAAGTTGTTTTTCCTTTGTCCTTAATTTGACCTTGTGTATTTATCCTAGGACATTACTCTGTATACCTcttatttactataatattattattgtttaagtTTACATGCGAGTATTGTTGCAAATCAGAGAATGAGAAAGTAATAACTAGTTGATGGTATAATGGGTTTATACTCACATGTTCTTCTAAAACCATCATGACAGCCTGCAGACTGGGATGATAGAGAATATATAGATGATCCAAATCATGTCAAGCCTGAGGTATTGCACTTTGCAGCTTTATTGTGTCCTCAACAGCTTATTAATTTTCTGTTTATGATTCTGTTTTAATATGCATCACATTGCAGGGATATGATTCTATTCCACGAGAAATACCTGATCCAAAAGCAAAGGAGGTTAGTTTATCCACTAAAGGTTAAGTTTCATTTGCACAACATGTCACATGCATGCCGCCATATATGGTTACCAAGAGCCCTTGATCATGATTGTTTAATCTGAACGAGGCTGCTTAGTTTTCTTAAGTGCTTTCAAGTTCCAGTTGATCATCTTTAGAACTCAATTTTTGTTCGAAGCATTGATGAGAGAGCATTATATTAAACGATCATTTAGTTATTCATTTTATCCTGAGCAGCCTCATGACTGGGACGAAGAAGAGGATGGTATATGGAAACCACCCAAAATTCCAAATCCAGCCTACAAGGGACCATGGAAGCCTAAGGTGCCAAAATAATTTGAACACTACGCAGCAATACTCAAATCTTAGTTCATTGTTAAATCACATCAATGACCACTGTTTCTTGTTAAGCAGAAAATCAAGAACCCTAATTATAAAGGAAAATGGAGGATTCCATGGATTGATAATCCTGGTAAAGCTCATTTGTCGTCATTCACCTGCTGGGCTGCAGTTTTCAGTATCGTTGAGctattatatgttttcattGGCTTTCGAGTTCTAATTTCTGTTTCCCTTTGGTTTTTCCCTTGGTCAGAATTTGAAGATGATCCAGATCTTTATGTTCTGAAGCCCATCAAGTATGTCGGTATTGAAGTTTGGCAGGTGAGAAAGATTTGCACGTTTATTTTGCTAGCTTAGCATATGCTCCTACATTCAGCAGAGCCAATGTTTTGTGGTTTGATTTTGACTGGTGTTTGATTTTGCTATGGTTGCAGGTGAAAGCAGGTTCCGTTTTTGACAACATTCTGATTTGTGATGATCCAGAGTACGCAAAGAAAGTAGTGGAGGAAGTCTTTGCCAATAGGGAGGTGGGCCTCTGCTCCAATCTATCTTAAAAGCACATTGTAGTGCTAGCTTTCTAACTTCTTCTACACTCTTTTGTGTTATATTCTGGAATTTAGGCTGAAAAGGAAGCCTTTGAGGAAGCAGAGAAAGTGAGAAAAGCAAAAGAGGAAGAGGTCATAGCCTAACCAACTGTCAGTTTGATTGATTTGGCACCGaaagatggaaaaataaaagtatttctGACTTTTATTTGCAGGAAGCACGACGAGCAAGAGAAGAAGGTGAAAGGAGGAGAAGCGAAAGGGGTTACGACAGAAGGCCACGGGATAGGGAGCGCTACCGAGAAAGATACAAGAAGGTTTGCCCTTTTGTACCTGAACTAATTCCTTGTATTATGTGCTGTTTTGTTTATCGGGTTCGAAAATGATTCTTGTAGCAATGCCTGATGCTTCTATTACTTCTCCATCTTCTGAGTTCCAGCCATGTATTTATATGTCTAAGAGGCTATGGTATGGGACCATCAGGAAAATGTTGCTGTTGGGTCTTTGGCTTAGTCAAAATACCTTATATCAGACTGAAAATATAATGGAAATTTAAGCTAGAGAATAAGGTGTTGTATTCTCATCATGATTTGTTGAGTTTTAAGGAATCACTGCCGTTTCTCTAGTCGGGTTTATAcgattctgtaatttttttttctgtgtgGAGACATTCATATGCAAATTTATGCCCATCTGGTACTTTGTAATTCAATTCATTTTGCACTCAGAACGTAACATCTTAAACCTGAAAATTGTTTTGCAGCACCGCCATGATTACTTGGATGATGACTATCATGTAAGTATTTCacttatcttattttatattcctAATTGTTTGTATGTATGGTGAAGATACTAACTGCAGACTCTCTAATTAAAGATCGAAACATGAAACTAATGTTGCAATACTTTGGCTAAAATCCCACATCTCGAACTTGGAGACAAAGATAATGTTGTCAACTTGCATGATAAAGTGACACTAACTTGCAATGTTGAGAAAATCTTTGTCTTGATGTTGAAATGGTGTGGCCTAACTTGCAAAGTTGCAGAGGTTTTTGGTTGTGCATTCAAAGCTCTAGACTGAGTTGTttcttgtttcccttttgcaGGATGAACTATGAGAATTTGCCTTCTTTCATGATTGAAGAATTACTCCAAGAAGTTTCTTCCGGCATTCTATTTTGTAAGTGTAGCTATAGTGTTCAGACAGGATCTGACATTTTGTGTCGCAGCACGTCTTTGGAATCAAGAAGCACGTCATCATGGTATGTGCTTGTGTTTCATCTGTTAATTTACAGGAACATAAATTTGATGCTAAAAGAGCAGAGCTCTTGAAAACTCATGTTCTTTTCAGCATTTTATGACAACCAAAAGGGCAGAAAATCACTTCATTTGTATCAGTCAGCTGAGAGTTGGCATAAATTGTTGATCCCATGTATTGATGCGATTCAAGTCAAGAGGAATGACAGTATATCAAGAAACACCAATATAATGAATATTccatgaaaattacaaaaataatcataataataataattatttctcgTCATTCTTTTGAGGGGCCTCCGGTTTAATTTCTTGAGAATCCAGTTCGTGGTCTTTTGGCACAAGAATCTCAAAATCATGATTGACAAGTGGAGGTTTGTCATGAACAATGCAGTGAGGCCATAACCACACCACGCTCATCTTTTCCTCGTCGAACGTCCATCGACATGGCCACTCCTCCCAATTCTTAACATTCTTCAACTTCTCAATTAAGTCTTCCGGTAGTGAGACGTGTGCATTCATATCGTACTCTTCTCCCGTTTCTTCATTTGACAATGCCATTTATCGTGCGATGTACTTTAGGTTCACCCCTTCAGCAGAgccgatatatatataaacagacACGCACACAGAGACACAGAGAAAGAGTTCTTGCACATATAATTTCTGTATTGGATTCTCTTAATATTACACAAATCTGAGTGAGTTACAAAATCcagatatattaaaatgaggAGATTGTGAATTGggtatttttggaaaatatatgAGAGAAAAGGAGGCATGTCTTGTTGTCCCAAAAGCAAATATGGTAAGTTAGTGTTGGCATATTGGGTGGTAACAGGTGAGAGAGTCCTCCTATTTCACATGATTGGTAATTGCATATGAGGATGGGCGTAGATGGCAGGATTTGCAGAATTATACTtagattattttgatttatgagAGTGTAAGTGTGTGTGATTTGCTTAGACATTGAAATCAAGGAAACTTAATTCTCATAATATCAATTTGTACAGCTGCTTATTCTAATTTCATGTTTATGTTGTTGAGGATATATTACTGAAATCCCACATCCAATGCACACTGATCTGTTTCTGACCTCATGAGGCTGTCAATTAATGCAAATCTTGGACCTGACATAAGGAATGTAAATTGGTGTAGAAGCAAATGTTCATCTCCAGATAAGAATGAAATTAAGTGACAAGTTTATCATCACGAAAAAccttaaaaaacaaacaacatatttattcaaatttatggaTTTGAGGGAGCTCTTTCATTCATCTTAAGCTCATATATCATGCAGCACCATCTTCAGTAAGTTGATAGTACTGCCCAAGCACTCCAACCCACCACATTTGCTCTTCATCAAACGTCCATGGACAACTCCACTCTTCCCAATAATTCATATCCTCCAATCTCTCAATTAAATCATATGGAAGCGTTGGATGAGAATATCCCTCATctttcctctccatttcctgTTGTTTCTTCCTTCCATTGTCTTCCTCCGCTTCGCTTATATAACTTTTGAATCATGTAACGGAAGCCTATCTGTAAGAAGAAAGGACAactgatataattaaaagaccACGAATATTTTGGTAAGTGGGGATATGGATGGTGTATCCGTGGTTTTACAATAGGAAAGCTGGCAATGGTTcggtaaattacttttgtcACTCTACTACCTGTCtttgtattttgtatatttggtaaatttaacttctttatatgtaattgttGATTGTCATTACTATAATCTTTTGATGATTAACACCTCAAAAAGATGTTGAATGATGATCTGCAGACAATAGGTTTTGTAAAGGCTAAATtgtatattgtaattattcaaataattattataacccAAATACAACAAGCGAGTCGGCTCGGAAAAGCGCTAGGGGAAGCGAGAGACGAAATAAtagcataaaaattaaaacctcattcataaaataaataaagcgATCCAACCAAGGGGTGTTCCCGAGCGTTCAATGCAGTGtgaaaaagggaaaacaatGTTCACACAAGGCTATGgttataaaacaaaagagatgCATAAACTTAAAACGAGAATACCTCTTTCGATTCAAGTTCCCAATTGAGAATCGTTCACTTCAAGATCCCAATATTGAAATCCTCTAAAGCAAAGTCCACACCATACCAGAACGAACGAGACCTTGAtccctttgctagaagagattAAGGTCAAACTCTCACCAAGTGccgggggaggggggggggggggatagAGATAGTTCTAATTATGGTCAAACTTGCACATttcaaaagtgcaattttttaGTCAACTTTTCTTCCACCAATTGGCTAGTGGGCCTCAATTTTGGGccgaatttaaaataaattcaaggcccaatgaattttaattaaattcaatttaataaaaaattcaattaaattgagcGCAATATGCATttagtccaattaaatacataagcctaaaacatcttaattaattcataaatctagtttattaattaattgagttcaattaaattaatccaattaatttgatcttgggctatccatccaaattaattccttattcttcttcagtgatttgtgtgtgactctttaagttcatctttcaactagacttgggctagtgtccaacactaccgattattaaattcaatctaattaatcATTTCTAATCAATCATTGATCAAGAAAGATCGCTACCATGGGTTGCCGTCTAGCAAAGGTCCATGatactagagactaggtgaatatccatgtgaacacTTAGGCTCCCAATTTCATACATGTACCATCCTTTCATCTACAGTCTtctggccttagtctagggtatgCAATTTAGTgttggttcccatcctggactaggcatctatgctttaatacttgagaccaCATTGCTCAACGTAGGAACCTCTGTTTTCTATTCAATCAACtactgtggccacaggttcATAAAGCATAAACGCGtttccaagtgcataggagatacctctgtcacaaatagataggggatggatcctctttcTGGAACTCACTGTCCTTACTACATAATCcgactgcactagacaaggtttatgatgatcatatttatgacacaatcacctctcgtgcaaatccaaatatagtcattgtatgcacgtgactaccgtgattcctcaagtttgaggactattCCCGTACTATTGGAGCCGATGTCTCAAGTCATACCAGCCAAGCCTCCAAggtttccatatgacgatcccctcgagtcagttcagtcagttgaccatcttatcaactaacccactaaaattgcatagacgtccaacatTTATCACCGATGAAGCACGACACTTATCTATTGAATGCATTACTTAGTGCAAATCTCAATAGAACtttcgatgcccagtctcgaggtcttTGACTTAAAACGTTTCATatcaaccctcaaaagttgattTCACAATCGTCATCTAATGCACAAACTAACTATATGGGTTATCTAAAATGGTCTGTGGACATCTGTTGTGATATCAAAGTAATGCTTAACGTAATTGATAAGCACAATAGACACATGTACCAAGgtgaatacttaccatattcatcgggacaatattacttaaataaagatcGCTTGAATAGTTCCCAAAACCGttaatccaattggctttttggcCACCCATTCCAACACCACTTAGGTTGTGCTAAGTTGGTCTATAAGCCATTGAATGTGGACATAATAATaccaaaaagagaaatatgccatcaaaattcaaaatccaacTGCTTTCAACCCCACCCAGGTAGTATCCAAGCAGGCAACATGCCAATGAATTAGTGTCTCTCTTTGTGAATTTTGCCATACAATTCTGCTCTCTTACTACTCCCACATCCAATGCACACTCATCTGTTTCTGACTTATGAGTCTGTCAATTAATGCAAATCTTGGGACTGAGATAAGGAATGTAAATTGGTGTAGAAGCAAATGTTCATCTCCAGATAAGATGGAAATCAAGTGACAAGTTTATCATCACCAAAAACCTTCAAAAACAAAGaacatatttattcaaattcatgGATTTGAGGGAGctctttcattcattttaagCTCATACATCATGTTCCCAAAAAGTAGGTAGATGCAGCACCATCTTCAGCAAGTTGATAGCACTGCCCAAGCACTCCAACCCACCACATTTGCTCTTCATCAAATGTCCATGGACAACTCCACTCTTCCCAATAATTCATATCCTCCAATCTACCAATTAAATCATATGGAAGCGTTGGATGAGAAAATCCCTCATCCTTCGTCTCCATTTCCTGTTGTTTACTTCGCTTCGCTTAAATAACTTTTGAATCATGTAACGGAAGCCTATCTGTAAGAAAAAAGACAactgatataattaaaagaccACGAATATTTTGGTAAGTGGGGATATGGATGGTGTATCCGTGGCTTTACAATAGGAAAGCTGGCAATGGTTTGGTAACCGTCTCCATCATCTCCACAATGATTCGTGAGTGACCCTTTAaattcaccctcagctagacttgagcGTGTGTGActaacacaattaattaaattaaattaaattaattatttctaattattccataataaaaaatgcctCTTACCATGGGTGATCGTCTAGCAATgatccatgacactagagactaggtgaatgttggcgtgaacatttaggttCCGAGTTCATATGAGTACATTCTTACTTTCAATCGTCGTCTGCCCTTAATCTAGGGTATGtaattgggcgtcggtttcTATCCTTGATTAAGAAACTATGCTTGAAACTTGAGATGTGTTTACTCTACTGATCGTCGTAGGAAATCCCTTCTCACTCAATCAATCGCTTTGGGTATAGACTCGAAAAGTCTAAATCATCTCGGAGTGCATAGGAGAACTTTCTATCATATACTAACAGGAGAtagattctatcttgaaatctaTCGTTCTCGCTATATATAGAATGCACTAGATAAGGCTTGTGATAACCATGTCTTGCGCCACAGTCTCCACTTGCCAGATCTAAGATGTAGTCTTCTTATGCACGCGGTTgccatgatttctcaagtctgAGAACTAATCTCGTACTATCACAATCAGGAATCCTAGTCATGCTGACCAAGCCTTAAGTgactttcatatgacgattctCGCGAGTCAATTCAATCAGTCAACTACCTTGCCAAACCCATTAAAACTGCACAAAGGACCTACATCTCCTGCCGACGAAATACGGCTGTagtacttagtgcaagtctctataggacccTCAAATCTTTTCGTGCTTCCTCAGACATTTTGTACATTCGCCAATCCTTGGAGTAGGGGAAGGAGAAGGACTCCCCCTTGGTGGCCAAGCTTATGTGGGAGATGCTTACTTCAGGGATAGACGCATCATGGCCTTCGTTACTCAAGAGGAGCTTGAAAGGATGATATCCACATACTTGGTCAAGGTACTTCTTCTTAGTCTTTTTCGCTACTTTTTTCGTTTCTTTGAgtactttcttgattttcttcttgtgTTTCAGGCGACCTCTTTGTGCGAGGAGTTTTTCTCATGCCTCTAGGTGACTCCTCCTGCTACTAAAGGGGATGCCGAGGCagaaattggagaaaaaaaaggtAGAGCGTcaagtaattaaaattgtcaagCTGAAGAAGACAAAGAAGGAGGTTGTGTCTCGCTACCAGCAAGCAAAAAGGGATTTAAAGAAGCTGTAGAAGGAGACTGTTGGTCAAGTCAAAGCAATTAGGAAGGCAACTGATCAACCTAGACTTGATTTTCCTAATACTAAGGAGGGTCAATGGTACTTGGAAGCCTATTGGGCCAAACATCTCCTGGAGTTCAAGAAGTCAATGGACTTCCAGCGTGATGTGGTGAAGATAGCTGAGCCCTTCTTGGAGTATGATTTTATGGCTTATAAGGAGTAGTTGATGGCTTAGGGGTATCTCCCACATGCATtagcaaatataaaaatatttaaaagtagtttgattagaaaatatttatttaatacaataagtcagtaataagtcaattaagagtaaatataattttttattttattattttaataatatcagtaaattcaataaattttaattaatgaataaacctatttattggacaaaaacaaataaatgaaattttcttgCAATTAGGAtctatttaagaaattaccAAGGCAGGGGTTACAAGGCGCTATGGGTAATTTCCAAGTTCTTAAGGGTCTATAagtaatttacataaatatcaGGCGCGGAAAGAAATGAGTGTTCTTCACATAAGAAACCCACTTTTTTCTTCCCCGAAACCAAACCCTAATACACCGAAACATTTTCGCTGGTTCTGACAGTGGGGAAAGGTATAGGATAGGAGAAGGAGAAGCAATGGATGCGTTGAGGAAGCAGCTGGATGTACTGATGGGAGCGAATCGAAACGGCGACGCACAGGAGGTGACGCGGAAGTACTACGATCGTGATGTCTGCCGCCTCTTCCTCGCCGGCCTTTGCCCTCACGAGCTTTTCCAGCTCACTGTAcgaattttatttactattttgtGTTTGTTGAAGCTTTTTCcgttaattgatattttactGCTAGGATAAGTTTGGTGGTTTACCGCTTCAGTAATGCTTGAGTATTTCTAATGATGAATCCGGGTACGATGTGAAGTCTTATGCTTATGAATTCGCATAATGAAGAAAATCAAGTTTGAGAATTTTGTGGGTTTGAGAGGGGTGATCACGGTGCTGACTTAGTTTTTTTCTaaactatttttcaaattgaattgCCATTGGCAGTTTTACTAAACAATTCTTCAAATTGCTAATTTCGTAACAAAAACTGAAAGTTGCTGTTTTATGCTGTTTaacacttataaaaaataagacatCCACACTAACAAAGAGTAGGAAgttatatatagttcaaaaattttaagtgaCAAAAGTAGTaagttatacatatatacttaaaaGTCTTAAGTAATAAAGAGTCGCAAGTTTTTGGAAGAATTGAAGTCAAATACACAATATACAGCTAAAAAATTTTTAAGGTACcttaaaacattaaatattatatatatttgactgTTCGATTTTCTGCCGCTTTTTTAGTTCTAGACTTACATCAAACCAATTAGTACGGTTTACTCTACATTATCCTGGTTTGTAACGGTTTGATTCGAATTGGTTCGGGtggttttgaaatttttttatcatccttATTTACTAGTGGTGTTtggtttattaaataaatgcatttttttctgtccattgattttgttatttgtttctGATGTAGAAAATGGATAAGGGACCGTGCCCCAAGGTGCATTCATTGCAGCTGAGGAAAGAGTATCCTTTATCTGATAAAACCATGcaacttttgtttttgttattttgtgtGTTCGTGGagataatgtaattatccgtTAAGTTTTGCAATTATAATTTGGAATCTATATTTTGGGTAATTAGAGCAGGAAAACTTTCAGATACTTGGTTGGGAAGCTGTCCGATGTCATCACTGAAATTTCTTAGGCAATAATTTACTGGCCTTAATGCATTGgcattttttatacttaaattcCTTCTTAGTATGGTAGGCCAAACAACCTTCTTGGGAAattgctttttctttcttgaaatgaGACTTCCATTTGTCAAACATCTTGATGTTGGTGTAGCTAAAATGGAAGAaggattttatatttttatgctgTTATGATTGACAGATCTTTCTGTGACTGTTTTCAAGTATCTGGTGCAAGAGAATTCATCACTTAGAGCCTGGACATTTGTTGCACCATTGCAGTTACTTATGAAAGTATTTGTTTCTGGAACAAGATAAGTCCTCGCTTAGAGGCAGGAGGTTTACTCTGCATCAAGCTGTTGCTTATGAAAGTATTTGTTCGTATCGTAAAATGTCAGATACTTTTGCATGATCAGGACTCATACTTATGTAATACATTCTTGGAACCTGGATTTCCACTTGTGATCCTTTAACCCTTCTTCAGATATGAGGAAGCAAAAGCAAAGGGTCTTGATAATTATGACAGGGATTTAGAGGATAACATAGACAGACTTATTGTTGAATGCGATCGTAAAATTGCCCGGGCTCTGAAGAGACTGGATGAAGAGGATGCTAAAGCGGCTATCGCAATTTCTGTATCAGAAGTTACTCAGGTATCTTTCTGTATTGCAACATCTTCCTGCTCTGGCCCTTTCGTTCATTCAACTATATGGTCAGTAAGCACTGTGGATTCGCAGACTCTGGAGAATATTGAGTTGTCAAAGCAAATTAAAGAGAAGTTGAAAGAAGCTGATCAATTTGGTAAGTTTATCAATTGCCTCTGTGTTTCTAATCAGAATGCATGGTTCACTTTAGATGACTTTCTTTATGTAATGCTGAAATGCACTTAGGTTAATTTGGACATCAttgttatgattataatttgaGGGTTTAATAGGTTTGTTGGAATTATACGAAGTAGAAAGTCTTG
This region of Sesamum indicum cultivar Zhongzhi No. 13 linkage group LG4, S_indicum_v1.0, whole genome shotgun sequence genomic DNA includes:
- the LOC105161224 gene encoding calreticulin-3, giving the protein MAKSKHKLLSVASFLLLLTASLLCSSFAEIIFEERFEDGWQSRWVRSDWKKIEGKAGSFKHTAGKWHGDPDDKGIQTTTDARHFAISAKIPEFTNKNRTLVVQYSIRFEQDIECGGGYIKLLSGYVNQKKFGGDTPYSMMFGPDICGTQTKKLHVILSYQGQNYPIKKDLQCETDKLTHFYTFILRPDATYSVLIDGRERDSGSMYTDWDILPPRKIKDVNAKKPADWDDREYIDDPNHVKPEGYDSIPREIPDPKAKEPHDWDEEEDGIWKPPKIPNPAYKGPWKPKKIKNPNYKGKWRIPWIDNPEFEDDPDLYVLKPIKYVGIEVWQVKAGSVFDNILICDDPEYAKKVVEEVFANREAEKEAFEEAEKVRKAKEEEEARRAREEGERRRSERGYDRRPRDRERYRERYKKHRHDYLDDDYHDEL